Proteins encoded in a region of the Cataglyphis hispanica isolate Lineage 1 chromosome 14, ULB_Chis1_1.0, whole genome shotgun sequence genome:
- the LOC126854440 gene encoding AT-rich interactive domain-containing protein 2 isoform X2, whose product MAKILNKDPVTYEKERENFLKDLRHFHETRGTLFKKTPKINGKDIDLYLLYVVVTAHGGWIKVNTRNEWASLCEQFHLPSGCINSGVGLKQIYLRYLDRYEKVHFLGEDGQQADDDDEDSRHRKWSARALHSVPLTYNHHQHNIAESLRDYNGLSADLYKPSNYDKLALSLLSPLPNEQDFAINVCTLLSNEGKHTLRLDKYPRLVNILLAHAGVFDSPGTRQLFIEVYSRVRNYSINSFWSDVLDSQDVIDLTNERTFMKKPLTSLPTFSRRKTLEKEKESKQQDVAASTTENEETTTLIDIDGILPDCSRLDLLTSDESLRDQNQNSIKFEEEDKDLFCVGRTLGTQDPYGQRVLQIASILRNLSFTPENAVVLGRNRCFLRFVLLCVRARWSNLHQLGFDVLGNIANEIILKEAGERITNVVLSCVAMGIESQDRFIVISCLEVLNKISQQDINEEIVTFGLADNVYELICRFLALSDIALLVYTLECLYALTSLGERPCTSVARVRGAIDTLVALVTVEAQSYGPKACILMRVVETVSTVAAQQNIAAQGAAPVTPATPAATTTSVSTPSTPATVTATVTASPASPASSRPTTPAATSTKSTTHKAVETANAIQQQNAHQQIIQENEQFALNWVRATFELAPGTRIEQEELYKKYLGCCTKIGRRGVIAPLHFPRCVRSVFGSIVGPNPLKGENTGTQYYEGIRVRASPTPITYPSQTTAAVATNTLPIPAVNTTPVKVLPVQQRTVKNISPAPDSTAAPQVDSPAASSGTQTTSTTPASPILKAQLSAPPKPSSNNTSSQSQNPVTKVDSKSQVSVSHPHLSQALLASGSQTPQQQQQPQPQQQSQSVQVVVKEDNRSGTTSSSIIKSLLATKVTISSDCMPSTAATCVSTPTACVTNTTASIASSISANQLITSNQVAQRQQQQRLLQQQMTGVMQPAAPAATPATILPKTPLNAKQKSALAPIPAKKIQRLNGAKFVVTNNCEKTEVNDNDNANQIVTSTITSTTTMMINSTENHISSSPAKVCRPPLTTTVVTVATATSNKINQRTTYTSIAEDSDSTNNSLASSSGIGGSRDCSGVGVEEENMLTSFEGILLNGAPASNNNMDIDAQEDGSSKDSSSVSSKDKPLQSMMLVDLLERKVDKEPILNGVLGKNSINEKEMDLVENHIKKVLKESPTEMKLKTEMEGGNIIQNVIQNEASEDTLIEAPRGIKRSASESDELDIKKPKYSNGTMSPDPAVDSTTAESTVSSIKSEEQDDDKDSEKATVSSTAANLYAALAADCIEDETDLEEQVNVNKDTIKETTAATIAAPLPPPPLHVKTDTTPTILVKEDPPTLHIKEEPHIFINQITQAPQPQPSLPHQQQQQLIVTAPRQIVVQQTIPNNQVIIPTASVKGRPPPSQPQVLLQQSAGGQLQYVVSGGVPGQNYVLAQPQTALVQGQAQTVLVAQTTQQQGTGTKTIIILQPQAAAQPTPQKMVAVTPQGQQVVVTQVPRPILQSPALGNIPPPLVPTSATIPQASIIVNSSVAQANPNTVTVTIPAMAQQTPVSTSVPSRVVTPTPASTPPPTRPTTPHQAAATHGISAVKPPVVTKVVKTVSSSTSTEPESKPSTSQQPASQTLSQSSQENKTITIKIDPNAYLCEWRGCLRQFKTPHEVYLHVCEAHCPTGGEEILCLWASCDALKRRRFSLMTHLYDRHCNADTMSIRRKQLTVTGKTEVSTSTPPTPHHPGYAPNAAFHAIKRHALEFVNPKELMQRPSKPAAATSTSSSSPRPGQNSPPEQDDNEGPVTKSIRLTAALILRNLVIYSTHGRRHLRAYEPHLAGVALSNVESSRTIAQVLYDMNDQSSSSHNR is encoded by the exons AATCCTTGCGCGATTACAACGGGCTTTCGGCGGATCTTTACAAGCCCTCGAATTACGACAAGCTCGCGCTATCGCTCCTGTCGCCGCTGCCAAACGAGCAGGACTTTGCCATCAACGTTTGCACCCTTTTGTCGAACGAGGGCAAGCACACTCTACGGCTGGACAAATATCCCCGATTAGTGAACATTCTTTTGGCGCACGCCGGTGTCTTCGACTCGCCCGGTACGCGGCAACTCTTTATCGAGGTGTACTCGCGCGTCCGCAACTATTCGATCAACTCCTTCTGGTCGGACGTGCTTGACTCCCAGGACGTGATAGATCTCACGAACGAAAGGACCTTTATGAAGAAGCCGCTCACAAGTCTGCCGACGTTCTCTAGACGGAAGACTTtggagaaggagaaggagagcAAGCAACAGGATGTCGCTGCGTCGACGACAGAGAACGAGGAGACGACGACGCTGATTGATATCGATGGG ATACTTCCAGATTGCTCACGATTGGATCTGCTTACGTCGGACGAAAGCCTGAGAGATCAAAACCAAAATTCCATTAAGTTCGAGGAGGAGGATAAGGATCTGTTTTGCGTCGGTAGGACATTAGGTACGCAGGATCCATATGGTCAGCGTGTGCTGCAAATCGCGTCGATCCTACGGAATCTCAGCTTTACGCCAGAGAACGCGGTGGTGTTAGGCAGGAATCGGTGTTTCCTGCGATTCGTCCTGTTGTGCGTGAGAGCGAGATGGAGTAATCTGCACCAGCTCGGCTTTGACGTACTAGGGAACATAGCGAACGAAATTATTCTAAAGGAGGCCGGCGAGAGGATAACGAACGTCGTTCTATCGTGTGTGGCCATGGGAATTGAGTCTCAGGACAGGTTTATCGTTATATCTTGTCTGGAGGTGCTTAACAAGATTAGCCAGCAGGACATCAACGAAGAAATTGTCACGTTTGGCTTGGCAGACAATGTATATGAACTTATATGCAG ATTTTTAGCCCTGAGCGACATAGCCCTTTTAGTATACACTTTGGAATGTTTATACGCTTTAACGTCACTGGGTGAAAGGCCATGCACGAGCGTCGCGCGAGTTCGTGGTGCCATCGACACCCTCGTCGCCCTCGTCACCGTGGAGGCGCAAAGTTACGGTCCAAAGGCTTGTATTCTCATGCGAGTGGTTGAAACAGTCTCCACAGTGGCGGCGCAACAAAACATTGCTGCGCAGGGCGCTGCTCCCGTTACTCCCGCTACGCCAGCTGCAACGACTACGTCTGTTTCTACTCCGTCTACTCCAGCGACGGTCACCGCAACAGTTACTGCATCACCTGCCAGTCCGGCATCATCTCGACCTACAACTCCCGCCGCGACCTCAACCAAGTCGACAACGCATA AAGCAGTGGAGACAGCTAATGCGATTCAACAGCAGAATGCGCATCAACAAATCATTCAGGAGAACGAGCAGTTTGCTTTAAATTGGGTGAGAGCGACCTTCGAGCTCGCGCCCGGTACACGCATTGAGCAGGAAGAGTTGTATAAAAAGTATCTCGGCTGCTGCACGAAAATCGGCAGACGAGGTGTGATAGCCCCGCTGCATTTTCCCAGATGCGTTAG ATCCGTTTTCGGCAGTATCGTGGGGCCGAATCCGTTGAAGGGAGAGAATACCGGTACCCAGTATTACGAAGGCATCCGTGTACGAGCGTCACCCACGCCGATCACTTATCCGAGCCAAACTACCGCTGCAGTCGCGACTAATACACTACCGATTCCGGCGGTCAACACTACTCCAGTAAAGGTGCTTCCCGTTCAACAGCGTACAGTCAAGAATATAAGTCCCGCACCCGATAGCACGGCCGCTCCCCAGGTCGATAGTCCCGCTGCGTCGTCCGGGACGCAAACGACCTCTACCACCCCCGCGTCTCCCATCCTCAAAGCCCAATTATCCGCACCGCCGAAACCCTCGTCCAACAACACCTCGAGCCAGTCCCAAAATCCAGTGACCAAGGTCGATTCTAAAAGTCAG GTATCAGTATCGCATCCGCATCTGAGCCAAGCGTTGCTAGCGAGCGGTTCCCAAACGCCgcaacaacagcaacagccACAGCCGCAACAACAGTCACAAAGTGTCCAGGTAGTTGTTAAGGAAGATAATCGAAGTGGCACTACGTCGAGTTCCATAATAAAAAGCCTATTGGCTACTAAGGTAACAATCAGCAGCGACTGCATGCCCAGTACTGCTGCGACTTGTGTGTCTACCCCTACTGCCTGTGTAACAAACACTACCGCTAGCATCGCATCCAGCATCAGTGCCAACCAGCTAATAACCAGCAACCAG GTTGCCCAACGCCAGCAGCAGCAGAGGTTATTGCAGCAACAAATGACGGGCGTAATGCAACCCGCCGCACCTGCAGCCACTCCAGCCACAATACTCCCAAAGACTCCCTTGAATGCTAAGCAGAAATCGGCACTCGCACCCATTCCTgccaaaaaaatacaaaggcTCAACGGGGCCAAGTTTGTTGTGACTAATAACTGCGAGAAG ACTGAAGTAAATGATAACGACAACGCCAATCAAATCGTTACATCTACCATCACTTCTACCACCACAATGATGATAAATTCGACTGAAAACCACATATCCTCTTCACCGGCCAAGGTCTGTCGACCGCCCTTGACAACGACTGTCGTCACCGTCGCCACTGCTACATCAAACAAGATTAATCAACGCACAACATATACTTCTATTGCCGAGGATTCGGACTCTACCAACAACTCGCTAGCGTCGAGTAGTGGCATCGGTGGCAGCAGGGACTGTTCCGGCGTCGGCGTCGAGGAGGAAAATATGTTGACGAGTTTTGAAGGTATTCTACTTAATGGCGCGCCGGCGAGCAACAACAATATGGATATCGATGCGCAGGAAGATGGCTCGTCCAAGGACTCGTCAAGCGTGAGTTCAAAAGATAAACCATTACAGAGTATGATGCTAGTGGATCTGTTAGAGAGAAAAGTCGACAAAGAGCCGATATTGAACGGTGTGCTCGGTAAAAATTCCATTAATGAAAAGGAGATGGATCTAGTGGAGAATCACATCAAGAAAGTGTTAAAAGAATCTCCTACCGAGATGAAACTAAAGACCGAGATGGAGGGTGGCAATATCATACAAAACGTTATACAGAATGAGGCATCCGAGGACACTCTGATCGAAGCGCCGCGAGGAATCAAGAGATCAGCTAGTGAGTCGGACGAATTGGATATCAAAAAGCCGAAATATTCCAATGGCACAATGTCGCCTGATCCAGCAGTCGACTCGACTACAGCGGAGTCCACGGTATCGAGTATAAAATCCGAGGAGCAAGACGATGATAAGGACAGCGAAAAAGCGACTGTTTCCTCCACCGCAGCGAATCTCTATGCCGCCTTGGCCGCTGATTGCATAGAAGACGAGACAGATCTGGAAGAACAAGTGAATGTCAACAAGGACACGATAAAGGAAACGACAGCGGCGACGATAGCAGCACCTCTTCCACCTCCTCCTCTTCATGTCAAAACGGACACGACGCCGACTATTCTTGTTAAGGAAGATCCACCAACTTTGCACATCAAGGAAGAGCCTCACATATTCATCAATCAAATCACTCAAGCACCGCAGCCACAACCATCGCTGCCGcatcaacagcagcagcaactcATAGTGACGGCGCCCAGGCAGATAGTCGTGCAACAGACGATTCCGAACAACCAAGTTATCATTCCCACCGCATCGGTAAAGGGAAGACCGCCCCCGAGTCAACCTCAAGTGCTACTACAACAGAGCGCTGGTGGGCAGCTACAATATGTAGTATCTGGTGGTGTACCCGGTCAAAACTATGTACTGGCGCAGCCTCAAACAGCTTTGGTGCAGGGTCAAGCTCAAACCGTTCTTGTGGCGCAGACGACGCAGCAACAGGGAACTGGTACCAAGACGATCATCATATTGCAACCGCAGGCCGCTGCACAGCCGACTCCACAGAAGATGGTGGCGGTAACGCCGCAAGGGCAGCAAGTGGTTGTGACGCAAGTGCCGCGACCAATTTTACAGAGTCCGGCGCTCGGCAACATTCCACCGCCTCTCGTACCAACGTCCGCTACTATTCCGCAAGCCTCCATTATAGTTAATAGTTCAGTGGCGCAGGCCAACCCGAACACAGTGACTGTTACAATCCCGGCAATGGCCCAGCAAACTCCGGTTTCCACCAGCGTGCCGTCCAGGGTGGTGACTCCTACTCCGGCATCAACGCCGCCGCCCACGAGACCGACGACGCCACACCAAGCGGCCGCCACTCACGGCATATCCGCGGTTAAGCCGCCAGTCGTCACGAAAGTCGTGAAGACGGTGAGTTCGTCGACCTCTACCGAGCCAGAGTCAAAACCCTCTACGAGCCAGCAACCAGCGTCGCAGACGCTATCGCAATCGTCGCAGGAGAATAAAACTATCACAATCAAAATCGACCCTAACGCTTATCTGTGCGAATGGCGAGGATGTCTTAG ACAATTTAAAACACCACACGAGGTCTACCTTCACGTTTGCGAGGCTCACTGTCCGACCGGTGGCGAGGAGATATTGTGTCTATGGGCGAGTTGCGATGCTCTCAAGAGACGCAGATTTTCGTTAATGACGCACCTTTACGATAGGCACTGCAACGCGGAT ACAATGTCGATAAGGAGGAAACAGTTGACGGTGACGGGTAAAACCGAAGTCTCCACATCCACACCTCCGACTCCGCATCATCCCGGATACGCACCCAATGCCGCATTCCATGCTATTAAACGGCACGCTCTGGAATTCGTTAATCCTAAGGAGTTAATG CAGAGGCCGTCCAAGCCCGCTGCAGCCACCTCAACAAGCTCTTCTTCTCCCAGACCTGGGCAAAATTCTCCACCGGAACAG GATGACAACGAAGGTCCAGTGACCAAAAGTATTCGCCTAACGGCAGCTCTCATTCTTAGGAACCTAGTCATATACTCAACACATGGTAGAAG GCATCTTAGAGCGTACGAGCCACATTTGGCGGGCGTGGCGTTGAGCAATGTTGAATCATCGAGAACGATCGCACAAGTCCTGTACGACATGAACGACCAGAGTAGCAGTAGCCATAATAGGTGA
- the LOC126854440 gene encoding AT-rich interactive domain-containing protein 2 isoform X7, with protein MAKILNKDPVTYEKERENFLKDLRHFHETRGTLFKKTPKINGKDIDLYLLYVVVTAHGGWIKVNTRNEWASLCEQFHLPSGCINSGVGLKQIYLRYLDRYEKVHFLGEDGQQADDDDEDSRHRKWSARALHSVPLTYNHHQHNIAESLRDYNGLSADLYKPSNYDKLALSLLSPLPNEQDFAINVCTLLSNEGKHTLRLDKYPRLVNILLAHAGVFDSPGTRQLFIEVYSRVRNYSINSFWSDVLDSQDVIDLTNERTFMKKPLTSLPTFSRRKTLEKEKESKQQDVAASTTENEETTTLIDIDGILPDCSRLDLLTSDESLRDQNQNSIKFEEEDKDLFCVGRTLGTQDPYGQRVLQIASILRNLSFTPENAVVLGRNRCFLRFVLLCVRARWSNLHQLGFDVLGNIANEIILKEAGERITNVVLSCVAMGIESQDRFIVISCLEVLNKISQQDINEEIVTFGLADNVYELICRFLALSDIALLVYTLECLYALTSLGERPCTSVARVRGAIDTLVALVTVEAQSYGPKACILMRVVETVSTVAAQQNIAAQGAAPVTPATPAATTTSVSTPSTPATVTATVTASPASPASSRPTTPAATSTKSTTHKAVETANAIQQQNAHQQIIQENEQFALNWVRATFELAPGTRIEQEELYKKYLGCCTKIGRRGVIAPLHFPRCVRSVFGSIVGPNPLKGENTGTQYYEGIRVRASPTPITYPSQTTAAVATNTLPIPAVNTTPVKVAQRQQQQRLLQQQMTGVMQPAAPAATPATILPKTPLNAKQKSALAPIPAKKIQRLNGAKFVVTNNCEKTEVNDNDNANQIVTSTITSTTTMMINSTENHISSSPAKVCRPPLTTTVVTVATATSNKINQRTTYTSIAEDSDSTNNSLASSSGIGGSRDCSGVGVEEENMLTSFEGILLNGAPASNNNMDIDAQEDGSSKDSSSVSSKDKPLQSMMLVDLLERKVDKEPILNGVLGKNSINEKEMDLVENHIKKVLKESPTEMKLKTEMEGGNIIQNVIQNEASEDTLIEAPRGIKRSASESDELDIKKPKYSNGTMSPDPAVDSTTAESTVSSIKSEEQDDDKDSEKATVSSTAANLYAALAADCIEDETDLEEQVNVNKDTIKETTAATIAAPLPPPPLHVKTDTTPTILVKEDPPTLHIKEEPHIFINQITQAPQPQPSLPHQQQQQLIVTAPRQIVVQQTIPNNQVIIPTASVKGRPPPSQPQVLLQQSAGGQLQYVVSGGVPGQNYVLAQPQTALVQGQAQTVLVAQTTQQQGTGTKTIIILQPQAAAQPTPQKMVAVTPQGQQVVVTQVPRPILQSPALGNIPPPLVPTSATIPQASIIVNSSVAQANPNTVTVTIPAMAQQTPVSTSVPSRVVTPTPASTPPPTRPTTPHQAAATHGISAVKPPVVTKVVKTVSSSTSTEPESKPSTSQQPASQTLSQSSQENKTITIKIDPNAYLCEWRGCLRQFKTPHEVYLHVCEAHCPTGGEEILCLWASCDALKRRRFSLMTHLYDRHCNADTMSIRRKQLTVTGKTEVSTSTPPTPHHPGYAPNAAFHAIKRHALEFVNPKELMQQRPSKPAAATSTSSSSPRPGQNSPPEQDDNEGPVTKSIRLTAALILRNLVIYSTHGRRHLRAYEPHLAGVALSNVESSRTIAQVLYDMNDQSSSSHNR; from the exons AATCCTTGCGCGATTACAACGGGCTTTCGGCGGATCTTTACAAGCCCTCGAATTACGACAAGCTCGCGCTATCGCTCCTGTCGCCGCTGCCAAACGAGCAGGACTTTGCCATCAACGTTTGCACCCTTTTGTCGAACGAGGGCAAGCACACTCTACGGCTGGACAAATATCCCCGATTAGTGAACATTCTTTTGGCGCACGCCGGTGTCTTCGACTCGCCCGGTACGCGGCAACTCTTTATCGAGGTGTACTCGCGCGTCCGCAACTATTCGATCAACTCCTTCTGGTCGGACGTGCTTGACTCCCAGGACGTGATAGATCTCACGAACGAAAGGACCTTTATGAAGAAGCCGCTCACAAGTCTGCCGACGTTCTCTAGACGGAAGACTTtggagaaggagaaggagagcAAGCAACAGGATGTCGCTGCGTCGACGACAGAGAACGAGGAGACGACGACGCTGATTGATATCGATGGG ATACTTCCAGATTGCTCACGATTGGATCTGCTTACGTCGGACGAAAGCCTGAGAGATCAAAACCAAAATTCCATTAAGTTCGAGGAGGAGGATAAGGATCTGTTTTGCGTCGGTAGGACATTAGGTACGCAGGATCCATATGGTCAGCGTGTGCTGCAAATCGCGTCGATCCTACGGAATCTCAGCTTTACGCCAGAGAACGCGGTGGTGTTAGGCAGGAATCGGTGTTTCCTGCGATTCGTCCTGTTGTGCGTGAGAGCGAGATGGAGTAATCTGCACCAGCTCGGCTTTGACGTACTAGGGAACATAGCGAACGAAATTATTCTAAAGGAGGCCGGCGAGAGGATAACGAACGTCGTTCTATCGTGTGTGGCCATGGGAATTGAGTCTCAGGACAGGTTTATCGTTATATCTTGTCTGGAGGTGCTTAACAAGATTAGCCAGCAGGACATCAACGAAGAAATTGTCACGTTTGGCTTGGCAGACAATGTATATGAACTTATATGCAG ATTTTTAGCCCTGAGCGACATAGCCCTTTTAGTATACACTTTGGAATGTTTATACGCTTTAACGTCACTGGGTGAAAGGCCATGCACGAGCGTCGCGCGAGTTCGTGGTGCCATCGACACCCTCGTCGCCCTCGTCACCGTGGAGGCGCAAAGTTACGGTCCAAAGGCTTGTATTCTCATGCGAGTGGTTGAAACAGTCTCCACAGTGGCGGCGCAACAAAACATTGCTGCGCAGGGCGCTGCTCCCGTTACTCCCGCTACGCCAGCTGCAACGACTACGTCTGTTTCTACTCCGTCTACTCCAGCGACGGTCACCGCAACAGTTACTGCATCACCTGCCAGTCCGGCATCATCTCGACCTACAACTCCCGCCGCGACCTCAACCAAGTCGACAACGCATA AAGCAGTGGAGACAGCTAATGCGATTCAACAGCAGAATGCGCATCAACAAATCATTCAGGAGAACGAGCAGTTTGCTTTAAATTGGGTGAGAGCGACCTTCGAGCTCGCGCCCGGTACACGCATTGAGCAGGAAGAGTTGTATAAAAAGTATCTCGGCTGCTGCACGAAAATCGGCAGACGAGGTGTGATAGCCCCGCTGCATTTTCCCAGATGCGTTAG ATCCGTTTTCGGCAGTATCGTGGGGCCGAATCCGTTGAAGGGAGAGAATACCGGTACCCAGTATTACGAAGGCATCCGTGTACGAGCGTCACCCACGCCGATCACTTATCCGAGCCAAACTACCGCTGCAGTCGCGACTAATACACTACCGATTCCGGCGGTCAACACTACTCCAGTAAAG GTTGCCCAACGCCAGCAGCAGCAGAGGTTATTGCAGCAACAAATGACGGGCGTAATGCAACCCGCCGCACCTGCAGCCACTCCAGCCACAATACTCCCAAAGACTCCCTTGAATGCTAAGCAGAAATCGGCACTCGCACCCATTCCTgccaaaaaaatacaaaggcTCAACGGGGCCAAGTTTGTTGTGACTAATAACTGCGAGAAG ACTGAAGTAAATGATAACGACAACGCCAATCAAATCGTTACATCTACCATCACTTCTACCACCACAATGATGATAAATTCGACTGAAAACCACATATCCTCTTCACCGGCCAAGGTCTGTCGACCGCCCTTGACAACGACTGTCGTCACCGTCGCCACTGCTACATCAAACAAGATTAATCAACGCACAACATATACTTCTATTGCCGAGGATTCGGACTCTACCAACAACTCGCTAGCGTCGAGTAGTGGCATCGGTGGCAGCAGGGACTGTTCCGGCGTCGGCGTCGAGGAGGAAAATATGTTGACGAGTTTTGAAGGTATTCTACTTAATGGCGCGCCGGCGAGCAACAACAATATGGATATCGATGCGCAGGAAGATGGCTCGTCCAAGGACTCGTCAAGCGTGAGTTCAAAAGATAAACCATTACAGAGTATGATGCTAGTGGATCTGTTAGAGAGAAAAGTCGACAAAGAGCCGATATTGAACGGTGTGCTCGGTAAAAATTCCATTAATGAAAAGGAGATGGATCTAGTGGAGAATCACATCAAGAAAGTGTTAAAAGAATCTCCTACCGAGATGAAACTAAAGACCGAGATGGAGGGTGGCAATATCATACAAAACGTTATACAGAATGAGGCATCCGAGGACACTCTGATCGAAGCGCCGCGAGGAATCAAGAGATCAGCTAGTGAGTCGGACGAATTGGATATCAAAAAGCCGAAATATTCCAATGGCACAATGTCGCCTGATCCAGCAGTCGACTCGACTACAGCGGAGTCCACGGTATCGAGTATAAAATCCGAGGAGCAAGACGATGATAAGGACAGCGAAAAAGCGACTGTTTCCTCCACCGCAGCGAATCTCTATGCCGCCTTGGCCGCTGATTGCATAGAAGACGAGACAGATCTGGAAGAACAAGTGAATGTCAACAAGGACACGATAAAGGAAACGACAGCGGCGACGATAGCAGCACCTCTTCCACCTCCTCCTCTTCATGTCAAAACGGACACGACGCCGACTATTCTTGTTAAGGAAGATCCACCAACTTTGCACATCAAGGAAGAGCCTCACATATTCATCAATCAAATCACTCAAGCACCGCAGCCACAACCATCGCTGCCGcatcaacagcagcagcaactcATAGTGACGGCGCCCAGGCAGATAGTCGTGCAACAGACGATTCCGAACAACCAAGTTATCATTCCCACCGCATCGGTAAAGGGAAGACCGCCCCCGAGTCAACCTCAAGTGCTACTACAACAGAGCGCTGGTGGGCAGCTACAATATGTAGTATCTGGTGGTGTACCCGGTCAAAACTATGTACTGGCGCAGCCTCAAACAGCTTTGGTGCAGGGTCAAGCTCAAACCGTTCTTGTGGCGCAGACGACGCAGCAACAGGGAACTGGTACCAAGACGATCATCATATTGCAACCGCAGGCCGCTGCACAGCCGACTCCACAGAAGATGGTGGCGGTAACGCCGCAAGGGCAGCAAGTGGTTGTGACGCAAGTGCCGCGACCAATTTTACAGAGTCCGGCGCTCGGCAACATTCCACCGCCTCTCGTACCAACGTCCGCTACTATTCCGCAAGCCTCCATTATAGTTAATAGTTCAGTGGCGCAGGCCAACCCGAACACAGTGACTGTTACAATCCCGGCAATGGCCCAGCAAACTCCGGTTTCCACCAGCGTGCCGTCCAGGGTGGTGACTCCTACTCCGGCATCAACGCCGCCGCCCACGAGACCGACGACGCCACACCAAGCGGCCGCCACTCACGGCATATCCGCGGTTAAGCCGCCAGTCGTCACGAAAGTCGTGAAGACGGTGAGTTCGTCGACCTCTACCGAGCCAGAGTCAAAACCCTCTACGAGCCAGCAACCAGCGTCGCAGACGCTATCGCAATCGTCGCAGGAGAATAAAACTATCACAATCAAAATCGACCCTAACGCTTATCTGTGCGAATGGCGAGGATGTCTTAG ACAATTTAAAACACCACACGAGGTCTACCTTCACGTTTGCGAGGCTCACTGTCCGACCGGTGGCGAGGAGATATTGTGTCTATGGGCGAGTTGCGATGCTCTCAAGAGACGCAGATTTTCGTTAATGACGCACCTTTACGATAGGCACTGCAACGCGGAT ACAATGTCGATAAGGAGGAAACAGTTGACGGTGACGGGTAAAACCGAAGTCTCCACATCCACACCTCCGACTCCGCATCATCCCGGATACGCACCCAATGCCGCATTCCATGCTATTAAACGGCACGCTCTGGAATTCGTTAATCCTAAGGAGTTAATG CAGCAGAGGCCGTCCAAGCCCGCTGCAGCCACCTCAACAAGCTCTTCTTCTCCCAGACCTGGGCAAAATTCTCCACCGGAACAG GATGACAACGAAGGTCCAGTGACCAAAAGTATTCGCCTAACGGCAGCTCTCATTCTTAGGAACCTAGTCATATACTCAACACATGGTAGAAG GCATCTTAGAGCGTACGAGCCACATTTGGCGGGCGTGGCGTTGAGCAATGTTGAATCATCGAGAACGATCGCACAAGTCCTGTACGACATGAACGACCAGAGTAGCAGTAGCCATAATAGGTGA